In Raphanus sativus cultivar WK10039 chromosome 5, ASM80110v3, whole genome shotgun sequence, the following proteins share a genomic window:
- the LOC130495051 gene encoding DELLA protein RGL2-like — protein MKRGHGETWDPQPQSQPPSGSCEGPSMVDKMADDSNMDELLEVLGYKVRSSEMAEVAQKLEQLEMVLSNDDVGSNVLNDTVHYNPSDLSNWVETMLSELNNPESSDLDPTRISEYGLSAIPGLSAFPKAEEGADEEASSKRIRLESVGSWGDPAGDSTRPRPVVVVDSQETGVRLVHALVACAEAIQQQDLNLADALVKSVGTLAASQAGAMGKVATYFAQGLARRIYTSDLISGGSHVGPSLEEALQMHFYESCPYLKFAHFTANQAILEAVTTARRVHVIDLGLNQGMQWPALMQALAVRPGGPPSFRLTGVGPPQTESSDSLQELGWKLAQFAQAIGVEFEFKGLAAESLSDLEPEMFQTRPESETLVVNSVFELHRLLNRSGSIEKLLTTVKAVKPSIVTMVEQEANHNGVVFLDRFNEALHYYSSLFDSLEDSYGLPSQDRVMSEVYLGRQIVNVVAAEGTDRVERHETLAQWKVRMGSVGFDPVPLGSSAFKQASMLLSVFAGGDGYRVEENDGCLMLGWQTRPLITTSAWKLAGA, from the coding sequence ATGAAGAGAGGACATGGAGAAACGTGGGACCCACAGCCACAATCCCAACCACCGTCTGGTTCCTGTGAAGGTCCTTCAATGGTGGATAAGATGGCGGATGACAGCAACATGGACGAGCTTCTCGAAGTTCTTGGCTACAAGGTTCGGTCTTCCGAAATGGCCGAAGTAGCGCAGAAGCTCGAGCAGCTTGAGATGGTTCTGTCTAATGATGACGTTGGTTCTAACGTCTTAAACGACACCGTTCACTACAACCCGTCTGATCTCTCCAACTGGGTCGAGACCATGCTCTCCGAGCTCAACAACCCGGAATCCTCGGATCTCGACCCGACCCGGATTTCGGAGTACGGTCTGAGCGCCATTCCTGGTCTCTCGGCGTTTCCCAAGGCGGAGGAAGGCGCTGACGAGGAAGCTAGCAGCAAAAGGATCCGACTCGAGTCAGTCGGATCCTGGGGCGACCCGGCGGGAGATTCCACTCGCCCTCGCCCTGTGGTGGTCGTTGACTCTCAGGAAACCGGAGTCAGACTCGTCCACGCGCTGGTGGCCTGCGCGGAGGCGATTCAGCAACAGGATCTCAACTTAGCCGACGCGCTAGTGAAGAGCGTGGGGACACTCGCGGCTTCTCAAGCCGGAGCCATGGGGAAAGTCGCCACCTATTTCGCCCAAGGCTTGGCGCGTCGGATTTACACGTCAGACCTCATCTCTGGCGGGTCCCACGTGGGCCCCTCTCTCGAAGAGGCTTTGCAGATGCACTTCTACGAGTCGTGCCCTTACCTAAAGTTCGCTCACTTCACGGCGAACCAAGCGATCCTCGAAGCCGTGACGACGGCGCGTAGAGTCCACGTGATCGACCTCGGTCTTAACCAAGGGATGCAATGGCCGGCGTTGATGCAAGCGTTGGCGGTTAGACCCGGCGGACCTCCGTCGTTTCGCCTCACCGGAGTCGGACCGCCGCAGACGGAGAGCTCGGACTCGCTTCAGGAGCTAGGCTGGAAGCTGGCTCAGTTCGCTCAGGCGATCGGCGTCGAGTTCGAGTTCAAAGGCTTAGCGGCGGAGAGTCTATCGGATCTCGAACCGGAGATGTTCCAGACCCGGCCCGAATCGGAAACATTAGTGGTTAACTCGGTTTTCGAGCTCCACAGGCTTCTAAACCGGTCCGGTTCGATCGAGAAGCTTCTGACCACCGTAAAGGCCGTGAAGCCGAGTATCGTTACTATGGTGGAGCAGGAAGCGAACCACAACGGCGTCGTTTTTCTCGACAGGTTCAACGAGGCGCTTCACTACTACTCGAGTTTGTTCGACTCGCTGGAAGACAGCTACGGTTTACCGAGTCAAGACCGAGTCATGTCGGAGGTGTACTTAGGTAGACAGATAGTCAACGTGGTGGCGGCGGAGGGAACCGATCGGGTGGAGAGGCACGAGACGCTGGCGCAGTGGAAAGTCCGGATGGGATCCGTCGGGTTTGACCCGGTACCTCTCGGATCCAGCGCGTTTAAACAAGCGAGCATGCTCTTATCGGTTTTCGCCGGCGGGGATGGATACAGAGTCGAGGAGAACGACGGTTGTTTGATGCTAGGGTGGCAGACACGACCACTTATTACCACCTCGGCGTGGAAACTCGCCGGAGCTTAG
- the LOC108859072 gene encoding non-specific phospholipase C3 encodes MVEETSSGGSSSASPIKTIVVLVQENRSFDHMLGWFKELNPEIDGVSESEPRSNPVSTSDPNSAQVFFGKESQNIDPDPGHSFQAIYEQVFGKPFSDESPYPAPTMNGFVQNAEAITPGMSEKVVMQGFPPERLPVFKELVQEFAVCDRWFSSLPSSTQPNRLYVHSATSNGAFSNDTNTLVRGFPQKTVFESLEESGFTFGIYYQSFPNCLFYRNMRKLKYVDNFHQYHLSFKRHCKEGKLPNYVVIEPRYFKILSAPANDDHPKNDVAEGQNLVKEIYEALRASPQWNEILFVVVYDEHGGYYDHVPTPVTGVPNPDGLVGGPPFNFKFDRLGVRVPALLISPWIEPGTVLHEPNGPEPTSQFEHSSIPATLKKIFNLKSFLTKRDEWAGTFDAVINRTSPRTDCPVTLPEFTRARALDIGTQEEDEDLTDFQIELIQAAAVIRGDHIKDIYPLKLVDNMKVSDAAKYVEEAFTKFYGESKKAKEVGRDEHEIVDLSHGTTRHSSPKSFIQKFFSCLICDN; translated from the exons atgGTGGAGGAGACCAGCTCAGGCGGTAGCTCATCAGCTTCTCCGATCAAAACCATCGTCGTTTTGGTACAAGAGAACAGGTCTTTCGATCACATGTTAGGTTGGTTTAAGGAACTGAACCCGGAAATCGATGGAGTATCGGAATCTGAACCAAGATCCAACCCGGTGTCCACGTCAGACCCGAACTCTGCTCAAGTCTTCTTCGGCAAAGAGTCTCAAAACATTGATCCTGACCCTGGTCACTCCTTCCAG gCGATCTACGAGCAGGTTTTCGGGAAACCTTTTAGTGACGAGAGCCCATACCCGGCTCCGACAATGAACGGGTTCGTACAAAACGCAGAGGCCATCACACCAGGTATGTCGGAGAAAGTAGTCATGCAAGGGTTTCCGCCTGAGAGGCTTCCCGTGTTCAAGGAGCTAGTTCAAGAATTCGCCGTATGCGATCGGTGGTTCTCGTCGTTGCCGTCGTCGACGCAACCTAACCGTCTCTACGTCCACTCGGCGACATCAAACGGTGCGTTTAGCAACGATACCAACACACTGGTACGTGGGTTCCCTCAGAAGACAGTGTTCGAATCACTTGAAGAGAGTGGATTCACGTTTGGGATTTACTACCAATCTTTTCCTAATTGCCTCTTTTACAG GAACATGAGGAAGCTGAAGTACGTGGACAACTTTCATCAATACCACTTAAGCTTCAAGAGACACTGCAAAGAAGGGAAGCTTCCAAACTATGTGGTGATCGAACCGAGATACTTCAAAATTCTGTCTGCTCCGGCCAACGATGATCACCCCAAAAACGACGTTGCTGAGGGCCAAAACCTAGTCAAGGAGATCTACGAAGCCTTGAGAGCTAGCCCTCAGTGGAACGAGATTCTCTTCGTTGTTGTTTATGATGAGCATGGTGGTTACTATGACCATGTTCCTACTCCAGTCACTGGTGTTCCAAATCCTGATGGTCTTGTTGGAGGTCCGCCttttaactttaaatttgaCCGGCTCGGTGTTAGGGTTCCTGCATTGCTGATCTCACCTTGGATCGAACCTGGAACCG TGTTGCACGAGCCAAACGGACCAGAGCCAACGTCACAGTTTGAGCATTCATCGATTCCAGCTACACTGAAAAAGATATTCAACCTCAAGAGTTTTCTTACAAAGCGTGACGAATGGGCCGGAACGTTTGATGCTGTCATCAACCGAACCAGCCCAAGAACCGACTGCCCTG TCACATTACCTGAGTTTACAAGGGCAAGAGCCCTAGACATTGGaacacaagaagaagatgaagatctCACGGATTTTCAGATCGAGTTGATACAAGCAGCGGCTGTTATAAGAGGTGATCATATCAAAGACATTTACCCGTTGAAACTAGTGGACAACATGAAAGTTTCAGATGCGGCTAAGTACGTAGAAGAAGCTTTCACTAAGTTCTATGGTGAGTCCAAGAAGGCTAAAGAGGTAGGTCGTGATGAACATGAGATCGTCGATCTTTCTCATGGAACTACTCGTCACTCGAGTCCAAAATCTTTTATTCAGAAGTTTTTCTCTTGCTTGATTTGTGATAATTGA
- the LOC130495052 gene encoding glutathione S-transferase F11-like (The sequence of the model RefSeq protein was modified relative to this genomic sequence to represent the inferred CDS: added 66 bases not found in genome assembly), whose product MVVKLYGQIKAGNPQRVLLCFLEKGIEFEVIHVDLDKFEQKKPEYLLRQPFGQVPAIEDGDLKLFESRAIARYYATKYADQGTDLLGKTLEQRAIVEQWMEVEANYFNVVVLPLVINIVFTPKFDVALVEELKVKFDKVLDVYENQIATNRYLAGAEFTLADLTHMPGMRYIMNEAGLGSMVTSRKNVNRWWNEISARPAWKKLMEMAASSSILIEK is encoded by the exons ATGGTAGTCAAACTATATGGGCAGATAAAAGCAGGTAATCCACAAAGAGtattgctctgttttcttgaaaaGGGCATCGAGTTTGAAGTTATCCATGTGGATCTCGATAAATTTGAGCAGAAAAAACCAGAGTATCTTCTTCGTCAG CCGTTTGGTCAAGTTCCAGCTATTGAAGATGGAGATCTTAAGCTTTTTG aatcacgaGCCATAGCGAGGTATTACGCGACCAAGTATGCGGACCAAGGAACGGACCTATTGGGCAAGACCTTGGAGCAACGAGCCATCGTGGAGCAGTGGATGGAAGTTGAGGCTAACTACTTCAACGTTGTGGTTCTACCTTTAGTTATAAACATCGTGTTTACGCCCAAGTTCGACGTTGCTTTGGTGGAAGAGCTAAAGGTCAAGTTCGATAAGGTCCTGGATGTATATGAGAACCAGATAGCTACGAACCGGTACTTGGCCGGTGCTGAGTTCACATTGGCTGATTTGACTCATATGCCCGGTATGAGGTATATAATGAATGAAGCCGGTTTGGGGAGCATGGTTACGTCTCGGAAGAATGTTAACCGGTGGTGGAATGAGATTTC
- the LOC108860776 gene encoding BTB/POZ domain-containing protein At3g03510: MSNKNPSLTRNSKPPDLELYLKGVPFHLHKETLAKKSAKVTTLLECNKIDELRWILRDIDVDPTAFFLVVSFCYGYKIHLSSENIVSVLCTAYSLEMNDDHSSNNLLNKAATFLEQRVLISWKETVKALAVCSDKILDKIADVGLTEVFLDSLLEKALKDPILLDDLTTLPLRLYEPLIQESSKHNVSVENLVASVCNYAKRYVFERDSGDESVARNKRQVLEAVERLLPHQRGAISCGFLFKSLKESMFFDASSDCRKGFEVRISRQLDMATSKDLLILLPSKVGVGAYDINLLKTILKSFYSNYSVSDVSRFVSVARMLEEFLLEAAASDACLSVETFKALGEITVAASCDVLRYSDEIYRAVNVFLERHRDLTETEKMDACRVLNCKKLSPEASEHASKNEKLPLRIVVKVLFFAQKQIQDKVARDMKSVEEKDDADIEDMNTKLLRLDIESDYKKDREIENVECVVHCVKNKLEEKKISVWREVKRKFGCMTSLTVDACNCHIKKRKKTYHHYK, encoded by the exons ATGTCAAATAAGAACCCATCATTGACCCG AAACTCAAAGCCACCAGATCTTGAACTCTACTTGAAAGGAGTCCCGTTTCATCTTCACAAA GAAACTTTGGCTAAGAAGTCTGCTAAAGTGACAACATTACTCGAGTGTAACAAGATCGATGAACTGCGCTGGATCCTCAGAGACATCGACGTGGACCCGACAGCGTTCTTCCTCGTGGTTAGCTTCTGCTATGGCTACAAGATCCATTTATCATCTGAAAACATAGTCTCTGTTCTCTGCACTGCTTATTCCCTAGAGATGAACGATGATCACAGCTCTAATAACTTGTTGAACAAGGCAGCAACATTCTTGGAACAACGAGTTCTTATAAGCTGGAAAGAGACTGTGAAAGCTCTTGCTGTCTGCAGCGACAAGATTCTTGACAAGATAGCTGATGTTGGACTCACTGAAGTCTTCTTAGATTCCCTTCTCGAAAAGGCTCTCAAAGATCCTATATTGCTTGATGATCTTACCACGTTACCTCTTAGGTTATATGAACCATTGATCCAGGAATCTAGTAAGCACAATGTCTCTGTAGAAAACCTCGTGGCATCGGTCTGCAATTACGCGAAAAGATATGTTTTCGAGAGAGATTCTGGAGATGAAAGCGTTGCGAGAAACAAGAGGCAAGTTCTTGAAGCTGTTGAGAGGCTTTTGCCTCACCAAAGAGGAGCTATCTCCTGTGGATTCTTGTTCAAATCTCTTAAAGAATCGATGTTTTTCGATGCTTCCTCTGATTGTCGAAAAGGGTTTGAAGTTAGGATAAGCAGACAGCTCGACATGGCTACATCAAAAGATCTTCTGATTCTATTACCAAGCAAAGTGGGAGTGGGAGCTTATGACATCAACCTCTTGAAAACCATTCTCAAGAGCTTTTACAGTAACTACAGCGTCTCTGACGTTTCAAGGTTCGTGAGTGTAGCGAGAATGCTCGAAGAGTTTCTATTGGAGGCGGCAGCGAGTGATGCTTGTTTAAGTGTGGAAACGTTCAAGGCGTTAGGAGAAATAACAGTTGCTGCGTCTTGTGATGTTTTGAGATACTCAGACGAAATCTACAGAGCGGTTAATGTGTTCTTGGAGAGGCATAGAGATCTGACTGAAACTGAGAAGATGGATGCTTGTAGAGTTCTTAACTGTAAGAAGCTTTCACCAGAGGCTTCTGAACATGCTTCGAAGAATGAGAAGCTTCCGTTGAGAATCGTTGTGAAAGTTTTGTTCTTTGCTCAGAAGCAGATTCAGGATAAGGTGGCTAGAGATATGAAAAGTGTAGAGGAGAAAGATGATGCTGACATTGAGGATATGAATACGAAGTTGCTGAGGCTTGACATTGAATCTGATTACAAGAAGGACAGAGAGATTGAGAATGTTGAATGTGTTGTTCATTGCGTGAAGAACAAGctggaagagaagaagataagtGTGTGGAGAGAAGTGAAGAGGAAGTTTGGTTGTATGACTTCTTTGACAGTGGATGCTTGCAATTGCCACatcaagaagaggaagaagacttaTCATCACTACAAATAA
- the LOC108857885 gene encoding (Z)-3-hexen-1-ol acetyltransferase: MDYHVSLPPSTTTCLSFKVHRRQPELVTPAKPTPLELKPLSDIDDQQGLRFQIPVIFFYRPNLTSNLDPVQVIKTALAQTLVYYYPFAGRLREGPNRKLSVDCTGEGVLFIEADADVTFAELEEADALLPPFPCLEELLFDVEGSSELLNTPLLLVQVTRLKCGGFIFALRFNHTMTDGAGLSLFLKSLCELACGLHAPSVPPVWERESLIASTSALVTHTHREYDDKVEPEAVVVGDFLVSRSFFFGPDEIAAIRRLLPTDLHNTTFEAMTSFLWRCRTVALSPDPNTEMRMTCIVNSRSKLSNPPIPSGYYGNVFAIPVAIATAKDLMEKPLEFPLRLIQEAKKSVTEDYIRSMTALMATRGRPMFVAAGNYIVSDLRHFDLGKVDFGPWGKPVYGGTAKAGIAVFPGVSFYVPFKNRKGVSGTVVAISLPVPAMEKFVEELDGVLYKCLNGRL, from the exons ATGGACTATCACGTGTCTTTGCCACCATCCACCACCACATGTCTCTCCTTTAAGGTGCATCGCCGGCAGCCTGAGCTGGTCACTCCGGCTAAGCCAACGCCACTAGAGCTCAAGCCTCTTTCCGACATAGACGACCAACAAGGATTAAGATTTCAAATTCCTGTTATCTTCTTCTATAGACCAAACCTTACAAGTAATCTTGATCCGGTCCAAGTGATCAAGACAGCTCTCGCGCAGACGCTGGTTTACTATTACCCGTTCGCTGGTAGGCTCCGGGAAGGTCCTAACCGAAAACTTTCGGTGGACTGTACCGGAGAAGGCGTTTTGTTCATTGAAGCCGACGCTGACGTTACGTTTGCTGAGTTGGAGGAAGCTGatgctcttcttcctcctttccCTTGCTTAGAAGAGCTTCTCTTTGACGTGGAAGGGTCCAGTGAGTTACTTAACACTCCGTTGCTTCTCGTTCAG GTCACGCGGCTTAAGTGCGGTGGATTCATCTTTGCCCTCCGTTTCAACCACACCATGACCGATGGAGCAGGCCTGTCCCTCTTTCTAAAATCACTATGCGAGTTGGCATGTGGGTTACACGCGCCGTCGGTTCCACCAGTGTGGGAACGAGAGTCGCTGATTGCGAGTACCTCTGCGCTTGTGACACATACGCACCGCGAATATGACGATAAGGTGGAACCTGAAGCGGTAGTTGTCGGAGACTTTTTAGTTAGTagatctttcttttttggtcCGGACGAGATCGCCGCTATAAGGAGACTCCTCCCGACCGATCTCCACAACACCACTTTTGAAGCGATGACATCGTTTTTGTGGCGTTGTCGGACGGTTGCACTGAGTCCCGACCCCAACACCGAGATGAGAATGACATGCATCGTCAATTCACGTTCCAAACTTAGCAACCCGCCTATACCATCCGGTTACTACGGTAACGTTTTTGCCATTCCAGTGGCGATAGCTACTGCAAAAGATCTGATGGAGAAGCCGCTTGAGTTTCCTCTGAGGTTGATACAAGAGGCAAAGAAGAGCGTGACAGAGGACTACATACGGTCGATGACGGCATTAATGGCAACCAGAGGGAGGCCTATGTTTGTGGCAGCTGGGAACTATATAGTGTCGGATTTGAGACATTTTGATTTAGGAAAAGTTGATTTCGGGCCGTGGGGTAAACCTGTGTACGGTGGTACCGCTAAGGCTGGTATCGCAGTGTTTCCAGGAGTGAGCTTCTACGTGCCGTTTAAGAATAGAAAAGGTGTGAGCGGAACCGTTGTGGCAATTAGCTTGCCGGTGCCAGCGATGGAGAAGTTTGTAGAAGAGCTTGACGGTGTGTTATACAAGTGTCTTAACGGAcgcttgtaa
- the LOC130512440 gene encoding U-box domain-containing protein 7-like, whose translation MNMFLQLNFDLYIFLLLVFSIFRNKVSIIEAGALEPIINFLQSNSTTLQEYASASLLTLSASATNKPIIGANGVIPLLVKVVKHGSPQAKVDAVMALSNLSTLSANLSMILATNPLLPILSLLKSSKKSSKTSEKCCSLIESLMVSGEEARTGLVSDEGGVFAVVEVLENGSLQAREHAVGVLLTLCQSDRSKYREPILREGVIPGLLELTVQGTSKSRTKAQRLLSLLRNSRSPRPEVQPDTIENIVSSLISHIDGDDQSGKAKKMLAEMVQVSMEKSLRHLQERASTLVRP comes from the exons ATGAATATGTTTCTCCAACTTAATTTTGATTTGTACATCT TTTTGCTATTGGTTTTTTCAATCTTCAGGAATAAAGTGAGCATCATCGAAGCCGGTGCTTTAGAACCAATCATCAACTTCTTGCAATCTAATAGCACAACACTTCAAGAATACGCCTCTGCGTCTTTGCTCACTCTCTCCGCCTCCGCTACCAACAAACCCATCATTGGAGCTAATGGAGTGATTCCTCTATTAGTCAAAGTCGTTAAACATGGAAGCCCACAAGCTAAAGTTGATGCAGTCATGGCACTTTCCAACCTCTCTACGCTCTCCGCTAACCTGAGCATGATCCTAGCGACCAATCCACTCTTGCCGATACTGAGTCTTCTCAAATCGAGCAAAAAATCATCGAAAACATCTGAGAAATGCTGTTCCCTGATAGAGTCCTTGATGGTATCTGGCGAGGAGGCGAGAACGGGTTTAGTTTCAGATGAAGGAGGTGTGTTTGCGGTGGTGGAGGTTCTTGAAAACGGGTCACTACAAGCTCGGGAACACGCGGTTGGCGTGCTCTTAACACTGTGCCAGAGCGATAGAAGTAAATACAGAGAGCCAATTCTCAGAGAAGGTGTAATACCGGGACTGCTTGAGCTCACGGTTCAAGGCACATCAAAGTCTCGCACTAAAGCACAGAGACTCCTCTCTTTACTAAGGAACTCGAGAAGCCCGAGACCAGAGGTTCAACCCGATACTATAGAGAACATAGTGTCGAGCTTGATCTCTCACATAGACGGAGATGATCAGTCCGGTAAGGCGAAGAAGATGCTAGCTGAAATGGTGCAAGTTAGCATGGAAAAGAGCTTGAGACATCTACAGGAACGTGCTTCCACTCTTGTCCGTCCCTAA
- the LOC108860194 gene encoding protein OXIDATIVE STRESS 3 LIKE 3-like → MHYQEQMESLMLGEERKRGNCVRDADAEADEGFNSPDDSDRRSSSSLRRGLSKHYKGKSQSFTSLSEALTVEDLAKPENPLNIKLKQRRGNTHCRRLSGCGGASEQSLGGHDACHSGNGRPPRLSGNRPPPRAQTLSAAHISALLTRT, encoded by the exons atgcactatcAAGAACAGATGGAGTCTCTTATGTTGGGTGAAGAACGTAAACGTGGAAATTGCGTTAGGGACGCAGATGCGGAAGCAGATGAAGGTTTTAACTCTCCTGACGATTCGGACCGTCGCAGTTCATCTTCTTTAAG GAGAGGGTTGTCGAAACATTACAAGGGTAAGTCACAGTCATTCACGTCCTTGTCGGAAGCTTTAACAGTAGAGGATCTCGCAAAACCCGAGAATCCTTTAAACATAAAACTGAAGCAGCGACGGGGGAACACTCACTGTCGACGGCTCTCCGGATGTGGAGGTGCATCGGAGCAAAGCTTAGGCGGGCACGACGCGTGCCACTCCGGAAACGGTAGGCCGCCGCGACTTTCCGGTAACAGACCGCCTCCGAGAGCCCAGACGCTCTCGGCTGCTCATATATCAGCTTTACTCACTCGAACCTAA